A genome region from Desulfovibrio sp. JC010 includes the following:
- a CDS encoding HU family DNA-binding protein, whose protein sequence is MPCHTQHDLGEDMNKSELIKSLAEEKGLHVDESAEIVDAFVDSIKEALVRGDRVEIRGFGSFKMKEYKGYTGRNPKTGDVVDVTPKKLPFFRPGKELKEYLNG, encoded by the coding sequence CTGCCTTGTCACACTCAACATGATTTGGGAGAGGACATGAACAAAAGCGAACTGATCAAGAGTCTTGCGGAAGAAAAAGGCCTCCATGTGGATGAGTCTGCCGAAATAGTTGACGCATTTGTCGATTCAATTAAAGAAGCGCTTGTTCGCGGCGACAGAGTTGAAATCAGAGGATTCGGCAGCTTTAAGATGAAAGAGTACAAAGGTTACACAGGCCGTAACCCCAAGACTGGTGACGTTGTTGACGTTACCCCTAAAAAACTGCCTTTCTTCCGTCCCGGTAAAGAGCTGAAAGAGTATTTGAACGGTTAA
- a CDS encoding CGGC domain-containing protein yields the protein MTKIGMIRCEKNEHKCPLTNCIKSYDQTIQGFSGYDECSLAGVFTCRCPGENFTEMVKILKAKGAESVHVTTCSFSKKEADGWKLGNGFCDKIDELAGNAASEAGIPVTKGTAHLPEGYIPEVFKSF from the coding sequence ATGACTAAAATCGGAATGATTCGATGTGAGAAAAATGAGCACAAATGTCCGCTGACCAATTGCATTAAATCTTACGACCAGACCATTCAGGGTTTCAGTGGTTATGATGAATGTTCATTGGCAGGTGTTTTTACCTGCCGTTGTCCGGGTGAAAACTTCACTGAGATGGTTAAAATATTAAAGGCTAAAGGTGCAGAATCAGTGCATGTTACTACCTGTTCCTTCTCCAAAAAAGAAGCAGATGGGTGGAAACTCGGCAATGGTTTCTGCGATAAAATTGATGAACTGGCCGGAAATGCGGCCTCAGAAGCAGGCATCCCGGTCACCAAAGGCACAGCCCATCTGCCGGAAGGGTATATACCTGAGGTTTTTAAGTCGTTTTAG
- a CDS encoding NifB/NifX family molybdenum-iron cluster-binding protein produces the protein MLIAVSANNSNADSPLEPRFGRAAGFIIFDSETEEFRFVDNGGNSQLAQGAGIQTAQMLAEQGVGAVISGTFGPKAEAALQQGGIQMVTASGTVREAVNVFGGSEQAATATSMNNQQPGAGMGIGSGRGMGGGCRRMGGTGRGMGMANGGRGMGGGGRGMGGRGMGGGGMGRRS, from the coding sequence ATGCTTATCGCTGTAAGTGCAAATAATTCCAATGCGGACAGCCCGCTCGAACCTCGTTTCGGTAGGGCTGCGGGGTTTATAATTTTTGATTCGGAAACAGAAGAATTCAGGTTTGTTGATAACGGCGGCAACAGCCAGTTGGCGCAGGGAGCGGGAATTCAAACCGCTCAGATGCTCGCGGAACAGGGAGTAGGTGCTGTTATTTCCGGGACTTTCGGGCCCAAGGCCGAGGCTGCATTGCAGCAGGGCGGAATACAGATGGTGACTGCTTCCGGGACTGTTCGTGAGGCAGTTAATGTGTTTGGCGGTTCTGAGCAGGCAGCAACAGCTACGTCTATGAATAATCAGCAGCCCGGTGCTGGAATGGGCATTGGGTCTGGGCGCGGCATGGGCGGTGGTTGTCGCCGTATGGGCGGAACCGGACGTGGAATGGGCATGGCAAACGGTGGACGCGGCATGGGCGGCGGAGGCCGTGGCATGGGCGGTCGAGGCATGGGGGGCGGCGGAATGGGCCGCAGGTCGTAG
- the dapA gene encoding 4-hydroxy-tetrahydrodipicolinate synthase produces the protein MTFQGAFTALVTPFKNGEIDQDAYRELIEWQIEQGIDGLVPCGTTGEAATLTHEEQGEVIRICVEQAKGRVPVIAGAGSNNTKEAVNLTKLAKQAGADATLQITPYYNKPTPAGLLAHFKALSEEASMPFILYNVPGRTGLNCMPETIAMIANQVSDVVGVKEATANLGQVSDVIEQCPEGFSVLSGDDFTVLPLLSLGGHGVISVVSNIMPKTMSDMCAAFRAGDMKKAQELHFKMQPVNRMMFVETNPIPVKTALGMMGKFETSFRLPLVPLMDESKAKLEAQLKESGLI, from the coding sequence ATGACATTCCAAGGAGCATTCACTGCTCTGGTCACTCCGTTCAAAAACGGAGAGATTGATCAGGACGCCTACCGCGAACTGATCGAGTGGCAGATTGAACAGGGAATCGACGGTCTTGTACCCTGCGGTACTACCGGCGAAGCGGCTACACTTACCCATGAAGAACAAGGTGAGGTTATTAGAATCTGTGTCGAGCAGGCCAAGGGACGTGTCCCGGTCATCGCTGGCGCGGGTTCCAACAATACTAAAGAAGCCGTAAACCTGACCAAGCTTGCTAAACAGGCAGGCGCGGACGCCACCCTCCAGATTACCCCTTACTACAATAAACCTACTCCTGCGGGCTTGCTGGCGCATTTCAAAGCCCTTTCCGAAGAGGCTTCCATGCCCTTCATCCTGTACAATGTGCCCGGACGTACAGGTCTGAACTGCATGCCCGAAACCATCGCCATGATTGCGAATCAGGTTTCCGATGTGGTCGGTGTAAAGGAAGCTACTGCAAACCTCGGTCAGGTTTCCGATGTAATCGAACAATGCCCCGAAGGTTTCAGCGTGCTTTCCGGTGACGACTTCACTGTACTGCCCCTGCTCTCCCTCGGCGGACACGGCGTAATTTCCGTTGTCTCCAACATCATGCCTAAAACCATGTCCGACATGTGTGCGGCATTCCGCGCAGGCGACATGAAAAAAGCACAGGAGCTGCACTTCAAAATGCAGCCTGTAAATCGCATGATGTTTGTTGAAACCAACCCCATCCCGGTCAAAACCGCGCTGGGCATGATGGGTAAATTCGAAACATCCTTCAGGCTGCCGCTGGTTCCGCTCATGGATGAAAGCAAGGCAAAGCTCGAAGCTCAGCTCAAAGAAAGCGGCCTGATCTAG